A single genomic interval of Carassius gibelio isolate Cgi1373 ecotype wild population from Czech Republic chromosome A22, carGib1.2-hapl.c, whole genome shotgun sequence harbors:
- the LOC127943445 gene encoding zinc finger protein 239 — MCLQRFRIVLCENMTDPEPSRMKHTEEQTVLIKENGKELNEKEEKNHVKIGEKLLSRSKTKQKGLKKIREEKSFTCTQCGKSLASRLNLEDHMRIHTGEKPYTCDQCGKAFKQFGNLKSHERIHTGEKPYTCDQCGKSCTQASKLKEHMNIHTREKLHACDQCGKTFLWASNLKEHLRIHTKEKPYSCSLCGKSFSLPQSLKEHQKIHTGVREYMCFECGKTFLKAESLKLHKRIHTGEKPYMCSHCDKRFSRSGDLKKHERIHTGVKPYYCTTCGKCFTQLSSLHTHTKNIHSK, encoded by the exons ATGTGTCTTCAGAG ATTTAGAATAGTTTTATGTGAGAACATGACCGATCCAGAACCCTCCAGGATgaaacacactgaagaacaaacag TGTTGATTAAAGAAAACGGTAAAGAACTGAACGAAAAGGAGGagaaaaatcatgtcaaaatTGGAGAAAAACTTTTGAGTCGctctaaaaccaaacagaaaggtttaaagaaaataagagaagagaaatctttcacctgcactcagtgtggaaagagtttggcAAGCAGACTGAATCTTGAGgatcacatgaggattcacactggagagaaaccgtacacgtgtgatcagtgcgggaaggcATTCAAACAGTTTGGAAATCTGAaatcacatgagaggattcacactggagagaaaccatacacatgtgatcagtgcgggaagagttgtACACAAGCATCAAAACTTAAGGagcacatgaacatccacactagaGAGAAGCTGCatgcatgtgatcagtgcggaaaAACATTTCTGTGGGCTTCAAACCTTAAGGAGCACCTGAGAATTCATACGAAGGAAAAACCATATTCATGttctttgtgtggaaagagtttttcactgccgcaaagtttaaaagaacatcagAAGATACACACCGGTGTGAGAGAAtatatgtgctttgagtgtgggAAGACTTTCCTTAAAGCTGAAAGTTTAAAACTGCACAAGaggatccacaccggagagaaaccatacaTGTGTTCACACtgcgacaagagattcagtcggtcTGGAGACCTGAAAAAacacgagaggatccacactggagtgaaaccatATTACTGCACTACATGCGGGAAGTGTTTCACACAATTATCttctttacacacacatacaaaaaatattCATAGTAAGTAG
- the aqp12 gene encoding aquaporin 12, whose amino-acid sequence MSGLNASLGYFLAIVGVSAVGRVLVTRWRPRWTFLTEFIAAFALSACRLEVDTIAEVGQWAGALGPDVAITMLFISITVHGVIMQGVSGNPSVTLMGLLQKDTGVVVCVLSVAAQLLGAYAALLVAGEYWQMELTDMHMIKNLMMSECSTSLQVSPLQGVFTEALGALSFHLIYLVMKSRSQLLRIPVFSVLLTLIAYAGNNYTSGYVNPSLAYAMTFTCPGHSFLTYSLVYWLGPLIGMTLALFLYLGNIPLLFSRNLLYSKKTRFRVPKGKTSEDKTS is encoded by the exons ATGTCGGGCCTTAATGCTTCACTAGGCTACTTTCTAGCTATAGTTGGGGTGAGCGCGGTGGGACGGGTGCTGGTCACGCGCTGGCGGCCGAGATGGACGTTTCTGACCGAGTTCATCGCCGCTTTCGCTCTCTCCGCTTGTAGACTGGAGGTGGACACCATCGCGGAGGTCGGTCAGTGGGCCGGGGCGCTTGGGCCTGACGTCGCCATCACTATGCTCTTCATTTCCATCACCGTCCACGGCGTTATCATGCAGGGTGTGAGTGGAAACCCCTCGGTGACGCTCATGGGTCTCCTGCAGAAAGACACGGGCGTCGTTGTGTGTGTCCTCAGCGTGGCGGCGCAGTTACTCGGTGCGTATGCCGCGCTCCTGGTGGCTGGAGAGTACTGGCAGATGGAGCTGACCGACATGCACATGATCAAGAACCTGATGATGTCTGAGTGCAGCACGTCGCTGCAGGTCTCGCCGCTGCAGGGGGTCTTCACCGAAGCCCTCGGAGCCCTGAGCTTTCACCTGATTTACCTCGTCATGAAGAGCAGGTCACAGCTGCTGAGGATTCCCGTATTCTCCGTGCTGCTGACACTCATCGCCTATGCAG GAAATAACTACACGTCTGGATACGTGAATCCATCTCTGGCTTATGCCATGACATTCACCTGTCCGGGTCACTCTTTCCTCACATATTCTCTCGTCTACTGGCTCGGGCCTCTGATCG GCATGACTCTTGCGCTCTTCCTGTATTTGGGAAATATTCCACTGCTGTTCAGCAGGAATCTGCTTTACTCCAAGAAGACACGTTTCCGGGTTCCCAAAGGGAAAACGTCTGAAGACAAGACCAGCTGA